Genomic segment of Kibdelosporangium phytohabitans:
GGCCTTGGTGGTCGAGTAGACCACCTGCGAGGTGTCCTGTTCCCACGGCCGTCCGGTCTCGGGATCGGCGATCCCGCCCCACAGGTCGACGACCGGCCGGCCGTGTGCGTACACGCTGACCGCGGCCCCGATCTCGGCGCCGTCGGCGAAGTTCGCCGCGAACGCGTCACCGACTGCCTCGAACCCGGGCGCGACGAAGCCCTCGACCTCAGGCATCGGCGCTCCCCGAGATGGCTCGCCGGCAGAACGTGACCAGTTCGCCGGTGTAGGCGGCCACGTCCAGGCCCGGCGTGGTCAGCAGCCGCTGCAACGCACCGGACAGCAGATCCCTGATGACCACCGCGGCGACCCGGGGGACCAGATCGCCCCGGAACTCACCGTCGCGTTGCCCCTGGGCGAGTACCTGTTCGATGCCGTCCAACTCGGCGCTGTTCGCCTGGTCCACCCAGCGTTCGCGCGCCTGCGGGTGGCCGTTGAGGATCTGTATCAGCGCTCGCATGTGCGCGCGGTGCGAATCGTAGAAGGCGATGCTGCCCGCGACGAACGACAGCACGGCGTCGGTGCTGGACGATGCCTGGTCGGAACGCAGGCGGATCTGCGCTCCGCCCGTGCCGTAGATCTCGGCCACCACCTGGCCGATGAGCTCGTCCTTGTCGGCGAAGTGGTACGAGATCAGCCCCGGGCTGCTCAACCCCGCGCGCTTGGCGATCTGCGCGAACGAGGCGCCTGTGTACCCCACCTCGGCGATGGTCTCGATCGCGGCGGCGACGATCTGCCTGCGCCTGCCGACCTCGGTGAACGTCAGTTCACCCGACCCACTCTTAGGTTGCATGACCTAATCATAGCTTGATCAACCTAGACGCCGACGCCCGCGATCCGATCAGGTGCCACGCACAACGAGACGCTGGTCCTTTGTGCCCGGATCAAGACCCACCGCCTGCCCCCTGCCGGCGTCCGGCCAGCGGATCGCGGCTCCCTCGCCGTAGGCCACCGCGTCACGCAGACCGGCGCAGCCAGCCGGTGACGCGCCGTCCTCGGCGCTCGCCGTCGACGCGAAACCCGTTGCGAGGGTGACGACAATCAGGCCGACCAGGATTCTCCGGAACATTTCCACTCCCCTTCAGGAACAGTGCGCCAACGATACGGCTCTGCGAGAATTACCCGCAATGATCGCGCGGGTGAAACGGAAGCATCGAATCGTCATGCCCACTGCTCCAGTCGAGTGGTCACGCTGCTTCAAACCTCATGAGGGAGTGATCCCGCCGCGCATGGAGCCACGCGGTGTCGCCGCACGGGCGAGACGACTGCGCACGTCACCGGCTTGCTTCAGGCTGACGGCCCAACCGTGGCCACGCTCCCCCGCCGGGGTACCGCCGAGCGGACGCCGAGTGACGAAGCACGCGAAGAATTGAATGTTTGACGCAGTGAAAACCTATCGGCCTGCTCATCCACGACACTTCACGTGTAGCTCGAAAAGGTACACCCGACAGAGTCCGGGAAAATGGATATCTTGACGAAGCCGAAGTCGAATCGACGGCAGGCAGCGATCGAGCCTCACGCACACAGGCGAGTCCGGGTGGCCGCCAACCCCGGACTCGCCTGTTCCACCACCGGCCCGCCCCGGGGCGTCCCACGGCGTCTTGAATTGCCTGAGTCAGTCAACTGTCTGATGATGGACGCATGAGTCGTCTGGAGAATCTGCTTGGCGCGCAGTCGTTGGCGCTGGCGGACCACCTGATGGAGGCGGACATCGATGGCGCGGCGATGCCGGGTTCCGAGCGTGCGGCGCTGGTGACGCTGCTGGCCCACCCCGACCGGTCGGTGCGCTGGCTCGGCGACGTGCTGGGCCTGACCAGCTCCGGCGGGACCAGGCTGGTGGATCGCCTGGTCGCGGCCGGGTTGGTCACGCGGACCGCGGGCGAGGACGCGCGCAGCCGCCAGGTGCGGCTGACCCGTTCCGGCCGGCTGCGGGCGCGGAAAGTGCTGAAATCCAGACAAGCCGTGCTTGCCGCCGCGGTGGGCGCGCTGTCGGCGCAGGAACGCGACCAGCTCGAGTCACTACTGGACAAGATGGTCTCCGGGCTTGCCGAGACACGGTTGCCCGCGCTGCGGGTGTGCCGTTTGTGCGACCGCGACGCCTGCGCTCCCCAGGACAGGCAGTGCCCCCTTCAGCACACCGTGATCGAGGGTGATCCGTATGGCTGAGGCGTTACGAGAACGCACTACGCCACCCATCAGCCGCATCGTCCTGCCGGGTACGGCGATGATCGCGGTGACCTTCGGGCTCGCCCGCTACGGCTACGGCCTGCTGCTGCCCGACATGCAGTCGCACCTGCGGATCAGCGCCGACGTCGCCGGACTGATCTCCTCCAGCGCGTACCTGGCGTACCTGGCGGCGAACTTCCTGGTGGTCTGGCTGACGGTCCGGCTCGGGCCGCGATGGACACTGGGCGCGGCGGCTGGACTGGCCGCGGCCGGGATGACCGTCATCGCCGTCGCGGACGGGCCGATGCTGCTGGCCACGGGTGTCATGGTGGCCGGTGCCGCGGCGGGCCTGGCGTTTCCGCCGTATGCCGACATCGTCGACGCCGAGGTACCGCGGGTACGGCGCGCGCTCGCGTGGTCGACGATCAGTTCCGGCACGGGATGGGGTGTGGCTCTCGCCGGTCCGATCGCGGTGGTCGCCGGTCAGAACTGGCGGGTCGCGTGGCTGGTGTTCGTCGCGCTGGCCATCGGCGTGGGTTTCCTCGCGGTGCTGCGGACGCCGTCTCGCCGCGGGATCGCCGGCCCATCGGTGAAGCTGAACTGGTCGTGGTTCGTCTGCCCCAGATCAGGGCCGCTGCTCGCGTCGGCCGTGCTGGTCGGCCTCGGCAGTTCCGTCTGGTGGTCGTTCAGCGTGGACGCCATGCGGGAAGCCGGGATCGCCACCACCTGGGCGCGGATCGTGTACGCGGTGTGCGGCGCGGCCAGCCTGCTCGCTTCGTTGAGCGGAAGCGTCTTCACCCGGCTCGGGCTTCGTGCCGGTTATCGGATCGGCGTGGTTCTGCTGGCGGTCGCGCTGCTGCTGCTCGGTGCCGGGACCGGGCAACTGGCGTTGGTCGTGATCGCGGCGGTGTTGTTCGGTGCCAGTTACGCCGCAGTCGTGGCGGCGCAAGGGCTGTGGAGCGCCGAAGTCTTCGCCGAACGTCCGTCAGCCGGTCTGGCCGCGATCAACACGGCATTGACCATCGGCACCATCATCGGTCCCGCCACAGCCGGTCTGCTGGTCGGCCAGGTCGGATACCCCGTGGTGCTCCTCGCTGCCGCTGCGTGTTGCGCACTGGGCTTGACCTGCGCACCGGCACGACAGGCGGCCTGATCGATGACAGATTGGTCACACCACTTGGCGGGTAGCCAAAACACATGCCTGGCCAAGATGAAATGCCCACGAGCGACCACGACCTCACCGCGATCCTCGCGGACGACCACCGGGACCTGGCACGTTTCTGCACAGAGCTGGAACTGGACCAGGGCAGTCCCGAGAACCGCAAGGAGTTAGCCGACCACCTGATCGCGCAGTTCGTCCAGCACCTCGTCGCCGAGGACCTGCCGCGCCCCGGCGACGACCACGACGAGGTCGACGACGTGATGCGACGCCTCGCCGACACCGGGCCGCAGCAACCCCAGTTCGAGACCCTGCTGGGCGCGTTCATCCAGACCGTGCGCAGTCATGTGGACGAGAGCGGACCTGCTGCCCTGCAACAAATCCAGTCGTCGTGTTCGCCGGATCGGCTGCGTCACCTCGGCAAGGCGGTGCGCCAGTCCCGCGACCGCGCTCGATCTGTTCCGCACCCCGCCGTGTCGGACCGGGTGGCACCGAAATCCGTTCTACGGCGTGGGTCCGGCATCGTGGACCGCGCCAGGTCCGCCGCGAGCCAGTCACTGCCACAGGACGAGCAACACCACTGAGGGCCCGGACGGTGGGACAGCCCGCTTGCGGCTGTCCCACCCGGATTTCGGTCAGGAACGGTGTTCCTGCACCGTCGTTCTGGCTTCCTGCGCGCGATCCGCCACGTTTCCGGCGGACGACCTCGCCTCGTCGGACACCGTGCTCACCGCGTCCTGCGCGGTCGACTTCACCGACTGGGCCGCTTCCTGCACGGGTTCGCTGAGCCGGTCCTTGACCTGCTCAGCCACGTGCCCCAGTTGCTCCGAGTGCTCGCGCACGAAGTCCTTGGTCTGGTCGGCCACCTGCTGCTCCACCTTGCTGGCGGGCAGCAGTGACGCGGTGAGCCAGCCGACACCGAAGGCGATCAGACCGGCTGCCAGCGGATTGCCCTCCGTACCGCGGCGAACTGCCTGCGGCGCATCAGAGACGGCGTCGGACACGGCGGTGGCCGCCCGGTTGACCTGATCGCCCGCGGTGGACGCGGTGTCCGACGCGCTGCCCATTACCTTCTCCCGCAAGTTCGTCATGCCGCGCCGGGCGCGGTCTGTCTTGCGCTGCATGATCTTGCGTGGCGTCACCTTCTCGGTGAGCGCGTCGACGTCCGCACCCAACGTGCGCTGCGTGCGTTCGATTTCCTGACGGATCTGACGTGGATCATCAGTGCTCATGGGTACTCCTCAGTGGCCCTTCAACGCGTCCGGCACCTGCTTGAGGGTGTCCGCGGTCTGTTTCGGCTTCGGGTTGATGTCACGCAGCTGCTTGCGGCCGCTGGTGTAGAGCACCGCGCCGAGCGCGGCCCACACGAGCGCGACGATCAGCCCGGCCCAGCCCGCGTCCATGACGTTGGACAATCCCGCCCAGAGCGCGATCGACAGGAACAGCAGCACCATCCAGCCCGCGATCCCGGCGCCGGTCAGCATCCCGGCGCCCCGGCCGGCCTTGCCGGCCTCGACCTTCAGTTCGGCCTTGGCCAGCGCCAGTTCCTGGCGCAACAACGTGGAAAGGTCGCGGGACACGTTGCTCATCAGCTCGCCGACGGACGCTTCCGCGACGTCCGGGCGGCTTGGACCCGGCGGTGGCAGTGGTGGCGGGACTGTCATGAGCGCACCGGTCCAGGTCCGTGCCACGGTGGCGGCGGTGCGGTGCCTTGGTCCGGCTGCGCCGGATACGGGGGCGGGACGGCGTAACCACCTGGCGGCACCGACCCGTCGGGAGGCGGCTGCGAGTAGGACGGCGACTGGCCCGTGTACGTCGGCGGCGCCTGATTCGGCGGGTACGCGGGTGGGACGGTGCTGGGCGGGTACGCGTCGGGCCGCACGGCGCTCGGCAGCCTGTCCGTGTCGGCCCTGGCCACCTCACTGGGCTTCTCGTCGGCCGAATCGTCGCTCTGGGCGTCGATCGCTCCTCGCGTGAGCCTGCCGACCAGCACGCCCGCCAAGGCCGCACCGGCCAGGAAGACGCCGGGTTTGCGGCGGGCGAAGGCACGGACCTCGTCGAGCAGGTCACCGGGCCTGCGGTCGTCCAGCCAGGAGGCGACTGCCCGGGTGTGCCCGGCAGCCTGGTTGATCATCTCGGGAGCCATGCCGGACTGGTCGGACTTGGTGTACATGTCGTCCAGCTGGTCGGCGAGGGTGTGCAGGCTCTCCGCGGCTTTGCGCTGGCCGTCCTGCGCTTGCTCGGTCAGCTGCCGCCGGGCGTCGTGCATCAGGTTGCGGGCCTGCCGCCCGGCCTCGTCGGCCACTCGTCTGGTCTGGTCACCGGCGGCGTCGAGTACGTGCTTGCCTTCTCGCGCTGCCTGGTCACCGACCTGCGCGGCTTGCTGTTTGGCCACCTGCGGGGTGGACGGCGGATCGTGACGGTCGTGTTGCGCGGGGTATCCACCAGGTGGGTGGGTCATCGTGTTCCTCCGCGGGACTCGCTGGATCCGACCCGATCGAGCCGGTCGGAGTCGGACGTTGGCACCGACGGAGGCCGAATACCCAGGAGTGGCGGTGATAACCAGGAGAGTGGAGCCTGTTACCTGGCGGCGGGATAGGCGTCTGCCTTGAGCAGACGGGCCAGGTGGGCGGCGTTGCGGGCGGAGGTCGCGTTGGTCGACTTCACCGCATCGGGTGTTTCGTCGAGGTCGTTGTAGTCGGTGCCCTGCATCGCCTCGCCGTTCCAGTACGTGCACCCCTGCGCCGGAACGGTGAATCCGGTGTCGTTGAGGGCCTGGAACAGGTCCGCGACGATCTTGTGCGCGCCGTCCTCGTTGCCGACCACCGCGGCGAGCGCGATCTTGTCGAACAACGCGGGCCGTCCCGCGTCGTCGGTCTCCGACAGCGCGGCGTCGAGCCGTTCGAGCACGCGCTGCGCGATGCTGGACATGTGGCCCATCCAGGTCGGTGTGGACAGGATGAAGATGTCCGCCTCGGCGACCTTCTCCCGCAACTGCGGCCACTGGTCGCCACCACCCATGTCGGCCTCGACGCCGGGCCGCACGTCGTAGTCGACCACCCGGACGACCTCCCCCGTGATGTCGTATGTGGACAGTTCGTCGAGCAGCTGGCGTGCGATCAGTTCACTGCTGGACGACGCCGGGGACGGCTTGAGACTGCAGACGAACGCGACGGCACGCAAAGCCATGAGAATCTCCCGAGTGGACGGTGATCGTTTGGTTTCCTCATCGGCTCGCATACCCGCGATCCGGCGGCACCAACCATGGCGAATGCGCGAAACGGCCTGCCCGGGGCAGGCGGGTCACCAGTACGCGGGAAGGAGCTGATCGGTTTGCGACAGGATGTGATCGGCCAGGGTGCCGGACACGGGTGGCCACTCGAGGTGGGCGGTCGCGATGTCGAGCTGGGAGCGCATGGTGTCCAGCGGCAGGGGCCGCCGCCGGGTCAGCATCCAGGTCGACGTGCATGTCATCGGTACGAACGGGTACATCGAGGTGAGGTCGCTGACGCCTTCGCGGATCCGGGTCGTGCTCGCCGCCAGCATGTCCTCCGACGCCGCCGGTTTGATCAGCAGGAAATCCGATTCGGTGAGCCTGATCGCGCGGTCGACCGGCCTGAGTTCGGCTCGCAGCAGCTCGGCGATGTTCTGGCCGGTGTGGATCACGGCGCGGACGTCGTGCTGCTCGTGCGGGTCGGTCAGCGGGTGGACCTTGAGCATGATCAGGCCGAGCGGGACGGTGTCGGTCGATGGACCCAGCCACGAGGCGAGCATCGACGGCGTGTGCAGACCGGTGTCCGGGTCGCGGTCGATGCCGTGATCGCGGGCGGTGTCCTCCAGTATGGCGCTGGATTTCTCGGTCTGGCGGTCGATCGCGCCGACCAGTCTGCGGAAAGCCGCCTCGGTGCACTGCTCCACGACGACGGACGCCGGTTCCGACACGCTGGCAAGGGTTTCGTCGATCTTGTGCCGGACGACCGGGGGCAGCCGGTCGCCGAGCGCGTCGCGCAGCCGCACCACTTCGGCGTACGCCTCGTCGCGGCGCAGACCCCAGCGCCCGTGGAAGAGCCTCGCCGCTTCGAGCCTCGTGCGTTGCGGGTCGACGTCTTCCAGGTCCTGCGCGATGACCGCGGCACCGAAGCTGGGTGACAGCACCGCCACGGACCACTCACGGGTGAGGTCCTCGTTCTTGCGCAGCAGGACCGGCGTGACGCCCGGCGGCAGGTCCGGCCGGGTCCTGTCGGCCATGCCGACCACTGTCGCCGCCGCCCGGACCGCGATGTTCGCGTACACCTTGCTTTCCCGCTCGAAGTAGGGCAGGCGCTGGAACATGGCGATGACGACCATCGGGTCGGTGCCGACGTGAGCCAGCGCGGCCTGCTCGACCGCGTGGGACGCGATGACGAGCAACCGCTTGGTCAGCAGCCCCGCCCTGGTGGCCGATACGGTCTCATCCATCGTTCACCACATCGCGCTGGTAGGGGGCTCGGCGCCGGACGTCGCGAGTGCTTGGCCGCCGAGTTCGGGAACTCGCCCAATTTGCCACAGGGGCGTGGACACGAATGGGTGACCCTGTTGTCACCCGCGTGGTGCCACTAGGAAGCGTGCGC
This window contains:
- a CDS encoding TetR/AcrR family transcriptional regulator; protein product: MQPKSGSGELTFTEVGRRRQIVAAAIETIAEVGYTGASFAQIAKRAGLSSPGLISYHFADKDELIGQVVAEIYGTGGAQIRLRSDQASSSTDAVLSFVAGSIAFYDSHRAHMRALIQILNGHPQARERWVDQANSAELDGIEQVLAQGQRDGEFRGDLVPRVAAVVIRDLLSGALQRLLTTPGLDVAAYTGELVTFCRRAISGSADA
- a CDS encoding MarR family winged helix-turn-helix transcriptional regulator; this encodes MSRLENLLGAQSLALADHLMEADIDGAAMPGSERAALVTLLAHPDRSVRWLGDVLGLTSSGGTRLVDRLVAAGLVTRTAGEDARSRQVRLTRSGRLRARKVLKSRQAVLAAAVGALSAQERDQLESLLDKMVSGLAETRLPALRVCRLCDRDACAPQDRQCPLQHTVIEGDPYG
- a CDS encoding MFS transporter — its product is MAEALRERTTPPISRIVLPGTAMIAVTFGLARYGYGLLLPDMQSHLRISADVAGLISSSAYLAYLAANFLVVWLTVRLGPRWTLGAAAGLAAAGMTVIAVADGPMLLATGVMVAGAAAGLAFPPYADIVDAEVPRVRRALAWSTISSGTGWGVALAGPIAVVAGQNWRVAWLVFVALAIGVGFLAVLRTPSRRGIAGPSVKLNWSWFVCPRSGPLLASAVLVGLGSSVWWSFSVDAMREAGIATTWARIVYAVCGAASLLASLSGSVFTRLGLRAGYRIGVVLLAVALLLLGAGTGQLALVVIAAVLFGASYAAVVAAQGLWSAEVFAERPSAGLAAINTALTIGTIIGPATAGLLVGQVGYPVVLLAAAACCALGLTCAPARQAA
- a CDS encoding DUF3618 domain-containing protein translates to MSTDDPRQIRQEIERTQRTLGADVDALTEKVTPRKIMQRKTDRARRGMTNLREKVMGSASDTASTAGDQVNRAATAVSDAVSDAPQAVRRGTEGNPLAAGLIAFGVGWLTASLLPASKVEQQVADQTKDFVREHSEQLGHVAEQVKDRLSEPVQEAAQSVKSTAQDAVSTVSDEARSSAGNVADRAQEARTTVQEHRS
- a CDS encoding phage holin family protein, yielding MTVPPPLPPPGPSRPDVAEASVGELMSNVSRDLSTLLRQELALAKAELKVEAGKAGRGAGMLTGAGIAGWMVLLFLSIALWAGLSNVMDAGWAGLIVALVWAALGAVLYTSGRKQLRDINPKPKQTADTLKQVPDALKGH
- a CDS encoding flavodoxin family protein, with product MALRAVAFVCSLKPSPASSSSELIARQLLDELSTYDITGEVVRVVDYDVRPGVEADMGGGDQWPQLREKVAEADIFILSTPTWMGHMSSIAQRVLERLDAALSETDDAGRPALFDKIALAAVVGNEDGAHKIVADLFQALNDTGFTVPAQGCTYWNGEAMQGTDYNDLDETPDAVKSTNATSARNAAHLARLLKADAYPAAR
- a CDS encoding DICT sensory domain-containing protein → MDETVSATRAGLLTKRLLVIASHAVEQAALAHVGTDPMVVIAMFQRLPYFERESKVYANIAVRAAATVVGMADRTRPDLPPGVTPVLLRKNEDLTREWSVAVLSPSFGAAVIAQDLEDVDPQRTRLEAARLFHGRWGLRRDEAYAEVVRLRDALGDRLPPVVRHKIDETLASVSEPASVVVEQCTEAAFRRLVGAIDRQTEKSSAILEDTARDHGIDRDPDTGLHTPSMLASWLGPSTDTVPLGLIMLKVHPLTDPHEQHDVRAVIHTGQNIAELLRAELRPVDRAIRLTESDFLLIKPAASEDMLAASTTRIREGVSDLTSMYPFVPMTCTSTWMLTRRRPLPLDTMRSQLDIATAHLEWPPVSGTLADHILSQTDQLLPAYW